The following coding sequences are from one Candidatus Methylomirabilota bacterium window:
- the xerA gene encoding site-specific tyrosine recombinase/integron integrase: protein MKDPLSAFLRYLSLEKDASPHTLRSYRSDLVEFGRFVGRDTPLDAVDPRTVRAYLAHLHARRLEPASVGRKLAALRSWFRFLVRRGALRRNAAREVRGPRLPRKLVSFLPLDEATALVEGRALAGAARARDLAILELLYATGLRVSELAGLDLDAVDRSGRTVRVLGKGRKERIVPFGGAAARALEACLGERAVARGPLFTNRRGGRLTPRAIHEIVRRSAAAAGITRRVSPHTLRHTFATHLLDAGADLRAIQELLGHSRLSTTQRYTHVGTAQLMRVYDAAHPRARARA from the coding sequence ATGAAGGACCCGCTGTCGGCGTTCCTGCGCTACCTCTCGCTCGAGAAGGACGCGTCGCCGCACACGCTCAGGAGCTACCGGAGCGACCTCGTGGAGTTCGGACGTTTCGTGGGCCGGGACACCCCGCTCGACGCGGTGGACCCGCGCACCGTCCGCGCGTACCTCGCGCACCTGCACGCGCGCCGCCTCGAACCCGCGTCCGTCGGGCGCAAGCTCGCCGCGCTCCGCAGCTGGTTCCGCTTCCTCGTCCGGCGGGGCGCCCTCCGGCGGAACGCCGCCCGGGAGGTGCGCGGGCCGCGGCTCCCCAGGAAGCTCGTGTCGTTCCTGCCCCTCGACGAGGCGACGGCGCTCGTCGAGGGCCGGGCCCTCGCGGGCGCGGCGCGCGCGCGCGACCTCGCGATCCTCGAGCTGCTCTACGCCACGGGGCTCCGCGTCTCGGAGCTCGCCGGCCTCGACCTCGACGCGGTGGACCGCTCGGGGCGGACGGTGCGCGTCCTCGGCAAGGGGAGGAAGGAGCGGATCGTCCCCTTCGGCGGCGCCGCGGCCCGGGCGCTCGAGGCCTGCCTCGGGGAGCGCGCGGTGGCCCGCGGACCGCTCTTCACGAACCGGCGCGGCGGCCGGCTGACCCCGCGCGCGATCCACGAGATCGTCCGCCGGAGCGCCGCGGCCGCCGGGATCACGCGGCGCGTGAGCCCCCACACGCTCCGGCACACGTTTGCCACGCATCTGCTCGACGCGGGCGCCGACCTCCGGGCGATCCAGGAGCTCCTCGGCCACAGCCGGCTCTCGACGACGCAGCGCTACACCCACGTCGGCACCGCCCAGCTGATGCGCGTCTACGACGCCGCCCACCCGCGCGCCCGCGCGCGCGCCTGA
- the hslV gene encoding ATP-dependent protease subunit HslV: MPRVHATTILAVRHRGQVALAGDGQVSIGDTIVKHGARKVRKLYHDRILAGFAGTAADAFTLFARFEAKLDEHRGSLARAAVELAKDWRNDRVLRRLEALLAVADREQSFILSGTGDVIEPDDGLIGIGSGGPYALAAARALVAHGDLDAKAIVTEAMRIAATICVYTNERITVEVL, encoded by the coding sequence ATGCCGCGCGTCCACGCCACGACCATCCTCGCGGTCCGTCACCGCGGCCAGGTCGCCCTCGCCGGCGACGGCCAGGTCTCGATCGGCGACACGATCGTCAAGCACGGCGCCCGCAAGGTGCGCAAGCTCTACCACGACCGGATCCTCGCCGGGTTTGCCGGCACCGCCGCCGACGCCTTCACGCTCTTCGCCCGCTTCGAGGCGAAGCTCGACGAGCACCGCGGCAGCCTCGCGCGCGCCGCGGTGGAGCTCGCCAAGGACTGGCGGAACGACCGGGTGCTGCGCCGGCTCGAGGCGCTCCTGGCCGTGGCCGACCGCGAACAGTCGTTCATCCTCTCGGGCACCGGCGATGTGATCGAGCCCGACGACGGGCTGATCGGCATCGGCTCCGGCGGCCCGTACGCGCTCGCGGCCGCGCGCGCGCTCGTCGCCCACGGCGACCTCGACGCCAAGGCGATCGTGACGGAGGCGATGCGGATCGCCGCGACGATCTGCGTGTACACGAACGAGCGCATCACCGTCGAGGTCCTGTGA
- the hslU gene encoding ATP-dependent protease ATPase subunit HslU: protein MTDLALTPAQIVAELDRYVVGQERAKRAVAVALRNRWRRQNLPPELRDEVAPKNIIMIGPTGVGKTEIARRLAKLAQAPFLKVEASKYTEVGYVGRDVESMVRDLTELSVNMVKAEMMGRVTEKATELAEERLLDLLLPRRSQEPFSSSSLEEVAPDASREATKEKLRAQLRAGRLDERMVELETQQQTIPTIEVLSGQGLEEMGIHIKDMLSNLMPTRTRKRRVRIAEARRLLVQEEAQKLVDMEEVVAQAIRKAENSGIVFLDELDKIAGREAGHGPDVSREGVQRDLLPIVEGSAVTTKYGVVRTDHVLFIAAGAFHVAKPSDLIPELQGRFPIRVELDPLTREDFVRILTEPQNALLRQYTELLRTERVALRFAPEAVEAIAEIAMKVNASTENIGARRLYTVMEKLLEEISFNAPDLPGKELTIDAGYVHARLSDITRDQDLSRYIL from the coding sequence ATGACCGATCTCGCGCTGACGCCCGCGCAGATCGTCGCCGAGCTCGACCGCTACGTCGTCGGCCAGGAGCGCGCCAAGCGCGCCGTCGCGGTCGCCCTCCGGAACCGCTGGCGGCGCCAGAACCTGCCGCCCGAGCTCCGCGACGAGGTCGCGCCGAAGAACATCATCATGATCGGGCCGACCGGCGTCGGAAAGACGGAGATCGCGCGCCGCCTGGCGAAGCTCGCCCAGGCGCCCTTCCTGAAGGTCGAGGCGTCCAAGTACACGGAGGTCGGCTACGTCGGCCGCGACGTCGAGTCGATGGTCCGCGACCTGACCGAGCTCTCGGTCAACATGGTGAAGGCCGAGATGATGGGGCGCGTCACGGAAAAGGCGACCGAGCTCGCCGAGGAGCGCCTCCTCGACCTCCTGCTCCCCCGGCGCAGTCAGGAGCCCTTCTCGTCGAGCTCGCTCGAGGAGGTCGCGCCGGACGCCTCGCGGGAGGCGACGAAGGAGAAGCTGCGGGCCCAGCTCCGGGCGGGCCGGCTCGACGAGCGGATGGTGGAGCTCGAGACCCAGCAGCAGACGATCCCGACGATCGAGGTCCTCTCCGGCCAGGGGCTCGAGGAGATGGGGATCCACATCAAGGACATGCTCTCGAACCTCATGCCCACGCGGACCCGGAAGCGCCGGGTGAGGATCGCGGAGGCGCGCCGGCTCCTCGTCCAGGAGGAGGCGCAGAAGCTCGTGGACATGGAGGAGGTCGTCGCGCAGGCTATCAGGAAGGCGGAGAACTCCGGCATCGTCTTCCTCGACGAGCTCGACAAGATCGCCGGGCGCGAGGCGGGCCACGGTCCGGACGTCTCGCGGGAGGGCGTCCAGCGCGACCTCCTGCCCATCGTCGAGGGCTCGGCCGTGACGACGAAGTACGGGGTGGTCCGCACCGACCACGTCCTGTTCATCGCCGCCGGCGCCTTCCACGTCGCCAAGCCCTCGGACCTGATCCCCGAGCTCCAGGGGCGCTTCCCGATCCGGGTCGAGCTCGACCCCTTGACGCGCGAGGATTTCGTCCGCATTCTGACGGAACCTCAGAACGCGCTGCTCAGGCAGTACACGGAGCTCCTCCGGACGGAGCGGGTCGCCCTCCGGTTCGCGCCGGAGGCGGTGGAGGCGATCGCGGAGATCGCGATGAAGGTGAACGCGAGCACGGAGAACATCGGCGCGCGGCGCCTGTACACGGTCATGGAGAAGCTCCTCGAGGAGATCTCCTTCAACGCCCCCGACCTGCCCGGCAAGGAGCTCACGATCGACGCGGGCTACGTCCACGCGCGCCTGAGCGACATCACGCGGGATCAGGACCTGTCGAGGTACATCCTGTGA
- the argB gene encoding acetylglutamate kinase encodes MTEPRQSAEVLLEALPYIREFRGKTVVIKYGGAAMDRADLKEPFALDVILLRFVGIKPVIVHGGGPQIGALMKRLGKEPRFVGGMRVTDAETVEIVEMVLVGKINKEIVGLIGQHGGKAVGLSGKDAGLLRARRRGHRLASGEEVDIGLVGEVEAVNTEPIRLLEDAGFIPVIAPVGVGSGGETYNINADLVAGEIAAALGAEKLIHLTDVQGILDSRQRLISTLSRKEAERLMGAGVIEGGMLPKVESSLRALEGGTSKAHILDGRVPHAILLELFTREGIGTEIVL; translated from the coding sequence GTGACCGAGCCGCGGCAGAGCGCGGAGGTCCTGCTCGAGGCGCTCCCGTACATCCGGGAGTTCCGCGGCAAGACCGTCGTCATCAAGTACGGCGGCGCCGCGATGGACCGCGCCGATCTCAAAGAGCCCTTCGCGCTCGACGTGATCCTCCTGCGCTTCGTCGGCATCAAGCCCGTGATCGTCCACGGCGGCGGGCCCCAGATCGGCGCGCTGATGAAGCGGCTCGGCAAGGAGCCGCGCTTCGTCGGCGGCATGCGGGTGACCGACGCCGAGACGGTCGAGATCGTCGAGATGGTGCTCGTCGGCAAGATCAACAAGGAAATCGTCGGGCTCATCGGCCAGCACGGCGGCAAGGCCGTCGGCCTCTCGGGGAAGGACGCGGGACTCCTCCGCGCGCGCCGGCGCGGCCACCGGCTCGCGAGCGGCGAGGAGGTGGACATCGGCCTGGTCGGCGAGGTCGAGGCGGTCAACACCGAGCCCATCCGCCTCCTCGAGGACGCCGGGTTCATCCCGGTGATTGCGCCGGTCGGCGTCGGGAGCGGGGGCGAGACCTACAACATCAACGCGGATCTGGTCGCGGGCGAGATCGCGGCGGCGCTCGGCGCCGAGAAGCTGATCCACCTCACCGACGTCCAGGGGATCCTCGACAGCCGGCAGCGCCTGATCAGCACCCTCTCGCGTAAGGAGGCCGAGCGCCTCATGGGCGCCGGCGTGATCGAGGGGGGGATGCTGCCGAAGGTCGAGTCGTCGCTGCGGGCGCTCGAGGGCGGAACGTCGAAGGCGCACATCCTCGACGGCCGGGTGCCCCACGCGATCCTCCTCGAGCTCTTCACGCGCGAAGGCATCGGCACCGAGATCGTTCTCTAG
- a CDS encoding acetylornithine transaminase, with amino-acid sequence MDTKQLMAWAAKYHTPNYSRAPICLVRGDGARVWDSDGKEYLDFGAGIAVASLGHCHPRVTGAIREAAATLLHVSNLYYTAPQIHLAKLLCEHSFAERVFFGNSGAEANEAALKLARKYAKERHASDRYEIIATRNSFHGRTFATVTATGQEKYSHGFEPLVPGFKHVPYNDLRAMERAIDNRTAAVLVEPIQGEGGVNVPDDDYLPGLRKLCDASGALLILDEIQTGVGRTGRLWAYEHAGIEPDIMTLAKALANGVPIGAMLTRDEIARALGPGTHGSTFGGTPFVTSVALATMQTVIEEKIPERAAKLGRHLMDGLRRLAAAPAGVKEVRGRGLLIGVELDRPVAPIVDACRDAGLLVLSAGERVLRLAPPLIVEVRDCDRALEIIGRAFAPKA; translated from the coding sequence ATGGACACCAAGCAGCTCATGGCGTGGGCGGCGAAGTACCACACACCGAACTACTCGCGGGCCCCGATCTGCCTCGTGCGCGGCGACGGCGCGCGCGTGTGGGACTCGGACGGCAAGGAGTACCTCGACTTCGGCGCGGGCATCGCGGTCGCCTCGCTCGGCCACTGCCATCCGCGCGTGACGGGCGCCATCCGTGAGGCGGCGGCGACGCTCCTGCACGTGTCGAATCTCTACTACACGGCGCCCCAGATCCACCTGGCGAAGCTCCTCTGCGAGCACTCGTTCGCCGAGCGCGTCTTCTTCGGCAACTCGGGCGCCGAGGCCAACGAGGCGGCGCTCAAGCTCGCGCGCAAGTACGCGAAGGAGCGCCACGCCTCCGACCGCTACGAGATCATCGCCACGCGGAACTCGTTCCACGGCCGGACCTTCGCCACGGTCACGGCGACGGGCCAGGAGAAGTACTCCCACGGCTTCGAGCCGCTGGTCCCCGGCTTCAAGCACGTGCCGTACAACGACCTGCGCGCGATGGAGCGCGCGATCGACAACCGGACCGCCGCGGTCCTCGTCGAGCCGATCCAGGGCGAGGGCGGCGTGAACGTGCCCGACGACGACTACCTGCCCGGGCTCCGCAAGCTCTGCGACGCGTCGGGGGCGCTCCTGATCCTCGACGAGATCCAGACCGGCGTCGGGCGGACGGGCCGGCTCTGGGCGTACGAGCACGCCGGGATCGAGCCCGATATCATGACGCTCGCGAAGGCGCTCGCCAACGGCGTGCCGATCGGCGCGATGCTGACGCGCGACGAGATCGCGCGCGCCCTCGGGCCCGGGACCCACGGCTCGACCTTCGGCGGGACGCCGTTCGTGACCTCGGTAGCCCTCGCGACCATGCAGACGGTGATCGAGGAGAAGATCCCCGAGCGCGCGGCGAAGCTCGGGCGCCACCTGATGGACGGGCTGCGCCGGCTCGCCGCGGCGCCCGCGGGCGTGAAGGAGGTCCGCGGGCGCGGCCTCCTGATCGGCGTCGAGCTCGACCGGCCGGTCGCGCCCATCGTGGACGCCTGCCGCGACGCCGGCCTGCTCGTCCTCTCAGCGGGCGAGCGGGTGCTGCGGCTCGCGCCGCCGCTCATCGTCGAGGTGCGCGACTGCGACCGGGCGCTCGAGATCATCGGCCGCGCGTTCGCGCCCAAGGCGTGA
- the argF gene encoding ornithine carbamoyltransferase, with protein sequence MRHFLSSADLTRDAALQLFALAADLKQRWKAGRRGTPLAGRTLALIFEKPSLRTRVTFEVGIVQLGGRAVHLSGHEIGLGTRESVPDVARNLSLWVDGIAARVYSHETIEALARHASVPVINGLSDGEHPCQALADFFTLWERGVDLGTMRLAWLGDGNNVCHSVLLLGALLGASLVVACPPGYAPDARVQAAVRKLGGRLEVTEDPRKAATGADVIYTDVWVSMGQEAERERRLEAFGRYQVNEAVVGAAKPSALVMHCLPAHRGEEITDAVLDGPRSIVLEQAENRLHAQKAVVLSLLGGSIDDV encoded by the coding sequence ATGCGCCACTTCCTGTCCTCCGCGGACCTGACGCGCGACGCGGCGCTCCAGCTGTTCGCGCTGGCGGCCGACCTCAAGCAGCGCTGGAAGGCGGGCCGCCGGGGCACGCCGCTCGCGGGCCGGACGCTCGCGCTCATCTTCGAGAAGCCCTCGCTCCGGACGCGCGTGACCTTCGAGGTCGGCATCGTCCAGCTGGGCGGGCGGGCCGTGCACCTCTCGGGCCACGAAATCGGCCTCGGCACGCGCGAGTCGGTGCCCGACGTGGCGCGGAACCTCTCGCTCTGGGTGGACGGGATCGCCGCGCGCGTCTACTCGCACGAGACGATCGAGGCCCTCGCGCGCCACGCCTCGGTGCCGGTCATCAACGGGCTCTCCGACGGGGAGCACCCCTGCCAGGCGCTCGCCGACTTCTTCACGCTGTGGGAGCGCGGCGTGGACCTCGGCACGATGCGCCTGGCGTGGCTCGGCGACGGCAACAACGTCTGCCACTCCGTCCTGCTGCTCGGCGCGCTCCTCGGCGCCTCGCTGGTGGTCGCGTGCCCGCCCGGCTACGCCCCCGACGCGCGCGTCCAGGCCGCGGTGCGGAAGCTCGGCGGCCGGCTCGAGGTGACCGAGGACCCGCGGAAGGCCGCGACCGGCGCGGACGTGATCTACACCGACGTCTGGGTCAGCATGGGGCAAGAGGCGGAGCGCGAGCGGCGCCTCGAGGCGTTCGGCCGCTACCAGGTGAACGAGGCGGTGGTCGGCGCCGCCAAGCCGAGCGCGCTCGTCATGCACTGCCTGCCGGCGCACCGGGGCGAGGAGATCACCGACGCGGTGCTCGACGGCCCGCGGTCCATCGTGCTCGAGCAGGCCGAGAACCGGCTGCACGCGCAGAAGGCCGTGGTCCTGAGCCTGCTCGGTGGCTCGATCGATGACGTCTAG
- a CDS encoding argininosuccinate synthase, translated as MTSSPKRVVLAYSGGLDTSVILRWLIERYGCEVVAFCADLGQGEELVPIREKALRTGASAVHVVDLREEFVRDFIFPMLRANAVYEGAYLLGTSIARPLIARAQVEIAAKEGADAVAHGATGKGNDQVRFELTYAALAPHLTVIAPWREWDLGSRTALIEFARRHDIPVPVTVERPYSTDRNLFHISYEGGVLEDPWAEPPAKMFQLTNDPEAAPDVPVPVEIEFEAGNPVAVDGARLGPVALLTRLNRLGGEHGVGRVDLVENRFVGMKSRGVYETPGGTILHGARRALESLTLDREVLHLRDSLVPRYAEMIYYGFWFSPERQMLQTLMDECARDVTGGVRLKLYKGNVIVLGRRSPRSLYRTDFATFEADTVYRQRDAEGFIRLNALRLKIRALRDRPG; from the coding sequence ATGACGTCTAGCCCGAAGCGCGTCGTCCTGGCGTACTCCGGCGGGCTCGACACCTCCGTGATCCTGCGCTGGCTGATCGAGCGGTACGGTTGCGAGGTGGTCGCCTTCTGCGCCGACCTCGGCCAGGGCGAGGAGCTGGTGCCGATCCGCGAGAAGGCGCTCCGCACCGGGGCGTCGGCCGTCCACGTGGTGGACCTCCGCGAGGAGTTCGTGCGCGACTTCATCTTCCCGATGCTGCGCGCGAACGCGGTCTACGAGGGCGCTTACCTGCTCGGCACCTCGATCGCGCGCCCGCTGATCGCCCGCGCGCAGGTGGAGATCGCCGCCAAGGAGGGCGCGGACGCCGTGGCCCACGGCGCGACCGGCAAGGGCAACGACCAGGTCCGCTTCGAGCTGACCTACGCGGCGCTGGCGCCGCACCTCACCGTGATCGCGCCCTGGCGGGAATGGGACCTCGGCTCGCGCACGGCGCTCATCGAGTTCGCGCGGCGACACGACATCCCGGTGCCGGTGACGGTGGAGCGGCCGTACAGCACCGACCGGAACCTGTTCCACATCTCCTACGAGGGCGGGGTCCTCGAAGACCCGTGGGCCGAGCCGCCGGCGAAGATGTTCCAGCTCACGAACGACCCGGAGGCGGCGCCCGACGTGCCCGTGCCCGTCGAGATCGAGTTCGAGGCGGGCAACCCGGTCGCGGTCGACGGCGCGCGGCTCGGGCCGGTCGCGCTGCTGACGCGGCTCAACCGCCTGGGCGGCGAGCACGGCGTCGGGCGCGTGGACCTCGTGGAGAACCGCTTCGTCGGCATGAAGTCGCGGGGCGTCTACGAGACGCCCGGCGGGACCATCCTCCACGGCGCGCGCCGCGCGCTCGAGTCGCTCACGCTCGACCGCGAGGTGCTCCACCTGCGCGACTCGCTCGTGCCGCGGTACGCCGAGATGATCTACTACGGCTTCTGGTTCTCACCCGAGCGGCAGATGCTCCAGACTCTCATGGACGAGTGCGCCCGGGACGTGACCGGCGGCGTGCGCCTGAAGCTCTACAAGGGCAACGTCATCGTGCTCGGCCGGCGGTCGCCGCGCTCGCTGTACCGGACCGACTTCGCGACGTTCGAGGCCGATACCGTCTACCGCCAGCGGGACGCCGAGGGCTTCATCCGCCTCAACGCCCTCCGGCTCAAGATCCGCGCCCTCCGCGACCGCCCGGGTTGA
- a CDS encoding 2-phosphosulfolactate phosphatase, which yields MRVDVVLTAEEVVPDRLGGATALVVDVLRASTTIIAALAAGCAGITPVADPDEARRRARDGALLAGEQRGEPIAGFDLGNSPLEFTRDRVAGRTVVLTTSNGTRALLAARRAHAIGVAAFVNLSAAAGWAAAEARDIVVVCSGERGRRSLEDHVCAGFLVERVQARAPGAAPSQAALAALAEGRRYAGRVARLAVDSPWARRLEASGRGADVTACLALDTTSLVPRYLPGVDKVVSGRG from the coding sequence GTGCGTGTGGACGTAGTGCTCACGGCCGAGGAGGTCGTCCCGGACCGGCTCGGCGGCGCGACGGCGCTCGTCGTGGACGTGCTCCGCGCCTCGACCACGATCATCGCGGCGCTCGCCGCCGGCTGCGCGGGCATCACCCCCGTCGCCGATCCCGACGAGGCGCGGCGGCGGGCGCGCGACGGCGCCCTCCTGGCGGGCGAGCAGCGGGGCGAGCCGATCGCCGGCTTCGACCTCGGCAACTCGCCCCTCGAGTTCACCCGGGACCGGGTGGCCGGCCGGACCGTCGTGCTCACGACCAGCAACGGCACCCGCGCGCTCCTGGCGGCGCGCCGGGCGCACGCGATCGGCGTCGCCGCGTTCGTCAACCTGAGCGCGGCGGCGGGCTGGGCCGCGGCGGAGGCGCGCGACATCGTGGTGGTGTGCTCGGGCGAGCGCGGCCGCCGCTCGCTCGAGGACCACGTGTGCGCGGGGTTTCTCGTCGAGCGGGTGCAGGCGCGCGCGCCGGGCGCGGCGCCGAGCCAGGCGGCCCTCGCGGCCCTCGCCGAGGGCCGGCGCTACGCGGGCCGGGTCGCGCGGCTCGCCGTCGACTCGCCGTGGGCGCGCCGGCTCGAAGCGTCCGGCCGCGGCGCCGACGTGACGGCCTGCCTCGCCCTCGACACGACGTCGCTCGTGCCGCGCTACCTGCCCGGCGTTGACAAGGTCGTTTCGGGGCGCGGATAA
- the pgsA gene encoding CDP-diacylglycerol--glycerol-3-phosphate 3-phosphatidyltransferase has translation MNLPIGLTLTRIVAVPLLILFLISSLRVHAVIAAAIFILAAMTDWADGVVARRRNQVTTLGTLLDPIADKLLVAAALVSLLAIDKLAAWIVVVIVGRELAVTGLRAVAASVGVIVPASRLAKWKTVSQYAAITLLIVEKGFDPPGFHVVTAGVLWIALGLTVISAVDYFYRFFRKADYRAIVPGEERWS, from the coding sequence GTGAACCTGCCGATCGGCCTGACCCTCACGCGTATCGTCGCGGTGCCCCTGCTGATCCTGTTCCTGATCTCGTCCCTCCGCGTGCACGCGGTGATCGCCGCGGCGATCTTCATCCTGGCGGCGATGACGGACTGGGCGGACGGCGTCGTCGCGCGGCGGCGCAACCAGGTGACGACGCTCGGCACGCTCCTCGATCCGATCGCCGACAAGCTCCTCGTCGCCGCCGCGCTCGTCTCGCTGCTGGCCATCGACAAGCTCGCCGCGTGGATCGTCGTCGTGATCGTCGGCCGTGAGCTGGCGGTCACGGGGCTCCGCGCGGTCGCGGCGTCCGTCGGCGTCATCGTCCCGGCCTCGCGCCTCGCCAAGTGGAAGACGGTGAGCCAGTACGCCGCGATCACGCTGCTGATCGTCGAGAAGGGGTTCGACCCGCCCGGCTTCCACGTCGTCACCGCGGGCGTCCTGTGGATCGCGCTCGGGCTCACCGTGATCTCCGCCGTGGACTACTTCTACCGCTTCTTCCGGAAGGCGGACTACCGGGCGATCGTGCCGGGCGAAGAACGCTGGTCGTGA
- the plsY gene encoding glycerol-3-phosphate 1-O-acyltransferase PlsY, with amino-acid sequence MNAALALGAAYLVGALPLGFLVARAFGVGDIRRHGSGTIGATNVLRAAGWVPALLTLGGDIAKGYLAVAAAAALAGDPAVRAAAAVAAIVGNCWSVFLGFRGGKGVATGLGGLLAVVPWAVAPAVPVWLAVAVTTRYVSLGSILGALCVPLGALLLGYGAPAVVAALAAAAIIVARHHENIGRLLAGTERRLGEKRSTA; translated from the coding sequence GTGAACGCGGCGTTGGCACTCGGCGCCGCGTACCTGGTCGGCGCGCTCCCCCTGGGCTTTCTCGTCGCGCGCGCGTTCGGCGTCGGCGACATCCGGCGCCACGGCAGCGGCACCATCGGCGCGACCAACGTCCTGCGCGCCGCGGGCTGGGTCCCGGCGCTCCTCACGCTGGGCGGCGACATCGCCAAGGGATACCTCGCCGTGGCGGCGGCCGCGGCGCTCGCGGGTGACCCGGCCGTGCGGGCCGCGGCCGCGGTCGCCGCGATCGTCGGCAACTGCTGGTCGGTCTTCCTCGGCTTCCGCGGCGGCAAGGGCGTCGCGACCGGCCTCGGCGGGCTGCTCGCCGTCGTGCCCTGGGCGGTGGCGCCCGCGGTTCCGGTGTGGCTCGCGGTCGCGGTGACGACGCGCTACGTGTCGCTCGGCTCGATCCTGGGGGCGCTCTGCGTGCCGCTCGGCGCGCTGCTCCTGGGCTACGGCGCGCCGGCCGTGGTCGCCGCGCTCGCGGCCGCGGCGATCATCGTCGCCCGGCACCACGAGAACATCGGGCGCCTCCTCGCCGGCACCGAGCGCCGGCTGGGAGAGAAACGGAGCACTGCGTGA
- a CDS encoding NAD(P)H-dependent glycerol-3-phosphate dehydrogenase — protein sequence MIAIVGGGSWGTALAIHLARQGAAVRLWAREPEVVDGIRRQRRSPWYLPDVDVPPGVEPTLDPAEAIRDAEIVIMAVPSEFFAATLATLRLEREGVPIVSATKGLDPVRHLRMSQVIAERLPRARIAALSGPTFAREVALGRPTAAVVASRDDVLAGTLQRRLGAREFRLYASQDVVGAETGGALKNVMAIATGLADGLGLGENARAALITRGLAEMTRLAVALGAAPGTLAGLAGLGDLVLTCTGSLSRNRQLGMALARGETAAAVERETRMIAEGARTVTSALALAKTHAVTMPICEEVGAVLFAGKPPADAVASLLERPLRREDR from the coding sequence GTGATCGCGATCGTCGGCGGCGGGAGCTGGGGCACGGCCCTCGCGATCCACCTCGCGCGGCAAGGCGCCGCGGTGCGTCTCTGGGCGCGCGAGCCCGAGGTCGTGGACGGGATCCGGCGGCAGCGTCGGAGCCCGTGGTACCTGCCCGACGTCGACGTGCCCCCGGGCGTCGAGCCGACGCTGGACCCCGCCGAGGCGATCCGTGACGCGGAGATCGTCATCATGGCGGTGCCGTCCGAGTTCTTCGCCGCGACGCTCGCGACCCTCCGGCTCGAGCGCGAGGGCGTGCCGATCGTCAGCGCGACGAAGGGGCTGGACCCGGTCCGTCATCTCCGGATGAGCCAGGTGATCGCCGAGCGGCTGCCGCGCGCGCGGATCGCCGCGCTGTCGGGCCCGACGTTCGCGCGCGAGGTGGCGCTGGGCCGCCCGACCGCCGCCGTCGTCGCGTCGCGCGACGACGTGCTGGCGGGGACGCTCCAGCGGCGGCTCGGCGCGCGCGAGTTCCGGCTCTACGCGAGCCAGGACGTCGTGGGCGCCGAGACGGGCGGCGCGCTGAAGAACGTGATGGCCATCGCGACCGGCCTCGCCGACGGGCTCGGCCTCGGCGAGAACGCGCGCGCGGCGCTCATCACGCGGGGCCTCGCCGAGATGACGCGTCTCGCGGTCGCGCTCGGCGCGGCGCCCGGGACGCTCGCCGGCCTCGCGGGGCTCGGCGACCTCGTCCTGACGTGCACGGGCAGCCTCTCGCGCAACCGCCAGCTCGGCATGGCGCTGGCGCGCGGCGAGACGGCGGCGGCCGTCGAGCGGGAGACGCGGATGATCGCGGAGGGCGCGCGCACCGTCACCTCGGCGCTCGCGCTCGCGAAGACGCACGCGGTGACGATGCCGATCTGCGAGGAGGTCGGCGCCGTGCTCTTCGCCGGCAAGCCGCCCGCCGACGCGGTGGCGTCGCTGCTCGAGCGCCCGCTCCGCCGCGAGGACCGCTAG